Proteins encoded by one window of Halichondria panicea chromosome 8, odHalPani1.1, whole genome shotgun sequence:
- the LOC135340400 gene encoding acid-sensing ion channel 1C-like, whose amino-acid sequence MTSFRKYIDNTTAHGVVRIFSGKSVIRRLFWLVIVLGATVGCLNNIIDRIIYLAGGPTATTLSLERQVNLTFPAVTVCNLNQYRKDVVDAIHPELSEHLRGVFYTDPEDVDETLTCSYVLSSISERANLTDLTLTDLSYMARDPIEYFITACYFSGRRCSHSDFTTVLTDSGYCYTFNSYKREPSLITATNTGGKAGLSVALNINQSQYVSSSSFDAGVKVVVHTQNEPPRPESTGVGVPPGSNAFIGIRQRSIIDNTQRQCIDANINSYNNFTFLTDDYSIGACDYDCLLIRVAEECNCTYIPPQNNNFPTLPSCTLSDICCVVQQQRSNIDCGCKATCSTTDYEVYNSYSAFPAMYAEEDFEELFQTTLDAKSNLLSVNVYFETLNVEMQTTSNAYGAVALLSDIGGQLGLFLGVSVISIMEFGTWIVDEVKNRLFGDKFKERKLCGYCKTSKTDGEEHKLPQENKLPDEYVEDKC is encoded by the coding sequence ATGACCTCCTTCAGAAAGTATATCGATAACACCACAGCTCATGGAGTGGTGAGGATATTCTCAGGCAAGTCAGTCATCAGGAGGCTCTTCTGGCTGGTCATAGTCCTAGGAGCTACTGTAGGATGTCTAAACAATATCATTGACCGAATAATCTATCTTGCTGGAGGTCCCACTGCTACTACGTTATCACTGGAGAGACAAGTAAACCTCACCTTTCCAGCTGTCACTGTATGCAATCTCAACCAGTACCGTAAAGATGTTGTTGACGCCATCCACCCCGAGCTCAGTGAACATCTACGAGGAGTATTTTATACAGACCCCGAAGATGTAGACGAAACACTAACCTGTTCTTATGTTCTTAGCAGCATATCAGAAAGAGCCAATCTTACTGATCTCACTCTAACAGACCTTTCTTATATGGCAAGAGATCCGATCGAATATTTCATCACTGCATGCTATTTTTCTGGACGGAGGTGTTCACATAGTGACTTCACTACAGTTTTAACCGACAGTGGATACTGCTATACATTTAACAGCTACAAACGTGAACCATCACTGATTACAGCTACCAACACTGGAGGGAAGGCTGGTCTGTCTGTAGCATTGAACATCAACCAATCGCAATATGTTTCCTCGAGCAGTTTTGATGCTGGAGTCAAGGTGGTTGTCCACACACAAAATGAGCCCCCAAGGCCTGAAAGCACTGGTGTAGGAGTGCCTCCAGGATCAAACGCATTTATTGGAATTCGACAAAGAAGCATTATTGATAATACCCAGAGACAATGCATTGATGCTAATATAAACAGCTACAACAACTTCACCTTCCTAACTGATGACTACTCTATTGGTGCGTGCGATTACGATTGTCTACTGATAAGAGTCGCTGAAGAATGCAATTGCACATACATCCCCCCTCAGAATAATAATTTCCCAACACTGCCCAGCTGCACTCTCTCTGATATATGTTGTGTAGTGCAGCAACAGCGGTCAAATATTGACTGTGGTTGTAAAGCGACATGCAGCACAACCGACTATGAAGTGTACAACAGTTATTCTGCTTTTCCTGCTATGTACGCTGAAGAAGATTTTGAAGAGTTGTTTCAAACAACACTTGATGCCAAGTCTAACTTGCTCTCAGTGAATGTTTATTTCGAAACATTGAACGTTGAGATGCAAACCACTAGTAATGCATACGGTGCTGTAGCACTATTGTCCGACATTGGAGGGCAGCTGGGGTTGTTCCTAGGAGTGAGTGTCATTTCTATCATGGAGTTTGGTACTTGGATTGTAGACGAAGTCAAGAATCGACTGTTTGGAGACAAATTTAAGGAAAGGAAGCTCTGTGGATACTGCAAAACATCTAAAACTGATGGTGAAGAACATAAACTACCCCAAGAAAATAAACTACCTGACGAGTATGTAGAAGATAAATGCTAG
- the LOC135340397 gene encoding protein phosphatase 1D-like, whose product MSVQDTSRGITISVTAETNAGGRRHMEDYIAVNLAPSEASFNDIGYLREQAYIGVFDGHGGKEAAKWARERLWEVIQKQPKFKSSDLKCVQESVSEGFMALHKEMEPLRANWKKNKMGDLSTAGTTASTVIFRQDHIIVANVGDSTAVLAEVNPLAGQEGQHAVRANTLTIDHKPEDPNEIARIETQGGKVMRSRKGVPRVVWQRERKTPKATTTDSTDGPAPPTAYDIIPFLSVARSLGDFWSLSPTTQEFVVSPCPDVHILPLVPKEQKFVVIASDGLWNVMTPTEVVQFIWDYEHDEQTCHQPRDVVKAIINEALKRWKQKNLLADNISVLIAFLLEEDVANTTDPASLKSTTEASPSSNTVLPREGLLAATSEASTSSPVIVELHTRTKLRHRRREGSSKHYITTLSPYSEEEANRRKRKRVRCEEAEVLSPTKKNKFETDSGFEADNPLMETTLESPIAVDSTKSLSTLDSKSEGVGDEEDSSSGVSSDNSEPDGMPQHDTLLSPATVLECPT is encoded by the exons ATGTCTGTTCAAGATACATCCAGAGGTATCACGATCAGCGTTACAGCTGAAACGAACGCTGGTGGTCGCAGGCACATGGAAGACTACATTGCAGTTAATCTTGCTCCAAGCGAAGCGAGCTTCAATGATATAGGCTACCTTCGGGAGCAAGCTTATATTGGAGTATTTGATGGCCATGGAGGCAAGGAAGCAGCCAAATGGGCCAGAGAGAGGCTGTGGGAAGTTATCCAGAAACAACCCAAGTTCAAATCATCGGATTTAAAGTGCGTGCAAGAGTCCGTTAGTGAAGGATTTATGGCCTTACACAAAGAGATGGAACCTCTAAGAG CTAACTGGAAAAAGAACAAGATGGGTGATCTGAGTACTGCAGGTACAACAGCCTCTACAGTCATCTTCCGACAAGACCACATCATAGTGGCCAACGTTGGTGACTCCACTGCTGTACTGG CTGAGGTGAACCCACTGGCAGGACAGGAGGGTCAACACGCTGTCAGGGCCAACACCCTCACCATTGACCACAAACCAGAAGACCCAAATGAGATTGCACGAATAGAGACACAAG GTGGGAAGGTCATGCGCAGCAGGAAGGGAGTACCTCGCGTTGTGTGGCAGAGGGAGAGAAAGACACCTAAGGCTACTACCACAGACTCAACTGACGGCCCTGCCCCCCCGACTGCTTACGACATAATTCCTTTCCTAAGTGTAGCTCGATCACTCGGGGATTTTTGGTCCTTAAGTCCGACCACACAGGAATTTGTCGTCTCTCCATGCCCTGATGTTCACATACTCCCTCTAGTTCCAAAAGAACAGAAATTTGTGGTGATAGCTTCGGACGGCCTCTGGAACGTGATGACTCCGACTGAAGTGGTCCAGTTTATCTGGGATTACGAACACGATGAGCAGACCTGTCACCAGCCTAGAGACGTGGTTAAGGCTATCATAAACGAAGCTCTAAAACGCTGGAAACAAAAGAACTTACTCGCTGACAACATCTCCGTCCTTATCGCTTTCCTATTGGAGGAAGACGTTGCTAATACCACTGACCCTGCATCCCTCAAGTCAACTACCGAAGCATCTCCAAGCTCAAACACTGTCCTACCAAGAGAAGGTTTACTGGCAGCTACGAGTGAGGCCTCCACAAGCTCTCCTGTGATTGTAGAACTACACACACGGACCAAACTAAGGCATCGCAGAAGAGAGGGTTCATCGAAGCATTACATCACGACATTGAGCCCTTACAGTGAAGAGGAAGCGAATCGACGGAAACGAAAACGGGTCAGATGCGAAGAAGCTGAAGTGTTGTCACCAACCAAAAAGAATAAGTTTGAGACTGATTCTGGTTTTGAGGCGGACAATCCACTCATGGAGACTACTCTGGAAAGCCCTATAGCCGTAGACAGCACCAAGagcttatctactcttgacagcaagagtgagggtgtgggaGATGAGGAAGATAGCAGCAGTGGTGTCAGCTCTGATAACAGCGAACCTGATGGCATGCCCCAACATGATACACTGCT CTCACCAGCTACTGTTTTGGAATGCCCCACTTGA
- the LOC135340376 gene encoding calcium-transporting ATPase sarcoplasmic/endoplasmic reticulum type-like isoform X3 — translation MAKVIRQGKGGGVSSIRAKELVPGDIVEVSVGDKIPADIRLITIHSTTLKIDQSILTGESVTVMKHTDAIPDTKAVNQDKLNMLFSGTNVASGKASGVVVGTGLLTEIGKIRDQMVNTEDEKTPLQQKLDEFGSQLSKVISVICIAVWLINIGHFSDPAHGGSWIKGAIYYFKIAVALAVAAIPEGLPAVITTCLALGARRMAKKNAIVRNLHATETLGCTSVICSDKTGTLTTNQMSVRRLFVLKDATDDKAEFLEFEATGSTYSPEGKLLCGGADVRSGEYRDALKEFMDICMLCNDSGLDYNERKQIYEKIGEPTEVALKVLAEKANVLGVDRSDMTAHDKSCACFKASKSEFEKIFTLEFSRDRKSMSVYCKTKDNQPLMFVKGATEGILDRCAYLRINGQDKVPLTEELKEQILAKAISYGTGADTLRCLGLATVDNPGPREEMNLIDPANFVQYESDMTFVGVVGMLDPPRPEVKESIQRCFHAGIRVIVITGDNKSTAEAICKKIGVFGPTEECAGKSFSGREFDAMTTAEQADACATAKLFSRVEPAHKSKIVDYLQKDGTVAAMTGDGVNDAPALKKAEIGVAMGSGTAVAKSASEIILADDNFSTIVSAVEEGRAIYNNTKQFIRYLISSNIGEVVCIFLTAVLGLPEALIPVQLLWVNLVTDGLPATALGFNPPDVDIMDKPPRHVKDPLISGWLFFRYLAIGVYVGIATVGAATWWFMFYSGGPQINYYQLSHHLQCTNTTLEFSSLSSCDIFDDLHPMTMALSVLVTIEMLNALNSLSENQSLLVMPPTKNIWLLGAILLSMTQHILILYIPLLAQTVFQITPLNLTEWFAVLCFSVPVILLDELLKFMSRQRDFNKSPTKLKKE, via the exons GGCACAAACGTTGCGTCCGGCAAGGCTAGCGGAGTGGTGGTTGGAACTGGCCTCCTGACGGAGATAGGGAAGATCAGGGATCAAATGGTGAACACTGAGGACGAGAAGACGCCTCTTCAGCAGAAACTGGACGAATTTGGATCACAGCTCTCAAAG GTCATCTCCGTAATCTGCATCGCCGTCTGGCTTATCAATATCGGCCATTTCTCTGACCCTGCCCACGGTGGCTCTTGGATCAAAGGTGCCATCTACTACTTCAAGATTGCTGTGGCCCTAGCAGTCGCCGCCATTCCCGAAGGTTTGCCAGCTGTCATTACCACCTGTTTGGCTCTGGGAGCACGACGAATGGCTAAAAAGAACGCCATTGTTCGTAATCTTCATGCCACCGAAACTCTTGGCTGTACGTCTGTGATCTGCTCTGATAAGACTGGGACTCTGACAACCAATCAGATGTCAGTTAGAAGG ctGTTTGTGCTCAAAGATGCCACTGATGACAAGGCTGAGTTCTTAGAGTTCGAAGCGACTGGCTCCACCTACTCTCCTGAAGGAAAACT CTTATGTGGTGGTGCGGATGTGAGGAGTGGAGAGTACAGAGATGCCCTCAAGGAGTTCATGGATATCTGTATGCTCTGCAATGACTCTGGCCTTGACTACAATGAG CGTAAGCAGATCTACGAGAAGATAGGAGAACCCACAGAAGTGGCCCTCAAAGTGCTAGCGGAGAAGGCTAACGTGCTCGGGGTGGATCGATCGGATATGACTGCACATGACAAATCATGTGCCTGTTTCAAAGCATCCAAGTCTGAGTTTGAAAAGATCTTCACGCTCGAGTTTTCCCGAGACAGGAAGTCGATGAGCGTGTACTGCAAGACTAAGGATAACCAGCCCCTCATGTTTGTAAAG GGAGCTACAGAGGGGATCCTCGATCGCTGTGCTTACCTCAGAATCAACGGTCAAGACAAAGTACCTCTCACCGAGGAACTGAAGGAACAAATCCTCGCCAAAGCCATCAGCTATGGAACTG GTGCTGACACGCTCCGTTGCCTCGGCCTAGCTACAGTGGACAACCCTGGACCCAGGGAGGAGATGAACTTGATAGACCCTGCAAACTTTGTGCAGTACGAG AGTGACATGAcgtttgtgggtgtggttggaATGTTGGACCCTCCTCGTCCAGAGGTCAAGGAATCTATACAGAGATGCTTTCATGCTGGCATACGAGTCATTGTCATCACCGGGGACAACAAGTCGACAGCTGAGGCTATCTGCAAGAAGATCGGAGTGTTTGGGCCGACAGAAGAATGTGCCG GCAAATCTTTCTCTGGTCGGGAGTTTGATGCCATGACAACAGCCGAGCAAGCTGACGCATGTGCCACGGCCAAGCTCTTCTCACGAGTGGAGCCGGCACACAAGAGCAAGATTGTCGACTATCTGCAAAAGGACGGCACTGTTGCTGCCATG ACTGGAGATGGTGTCAATGATGCTCCAGCCCTCAAGAAGGCTGAGATTGGAGTAGCCATGGGATCAGGAACAGCTGTTGCAAAGAGTGCCTCAG AGATCATTTTAGCTGATGACAACTTCTCGACGATAGTGTCAGCTGTTGAAGAGGGCAGGGCAATATATAATAACACCAAGCAGTTCATTCGCTACCTCATCTCCTCCAACATCGGGGAGGTTGTTTG tatcttCCTGACAGCTGTCCTTGGTCTCCCTGAGGCCCTCATCCCAGTGCAGCTGCTGTGGGTCAACCTGGTCACGGATGGGCTCCCTGCCACGGCACTAGGATTCAACCCACCTGACGTCGACATCATGGACAAACCACCGAGGCATGTTAAAGACCCGCTCATTTCTGGATGGCTCTTCTTCCGTTATCTGGCTATCGGAGTGTATGTGGGCATAGCAACAGTGGGAGCTGCCACCTGGTGGTTCATGTTCTATTCTGGAGGCCCACAAATCAATTATTATCagttg TCTCACCACCTCCAATGCACCAATACCACCCTTGAGTTTTCTTCTCTGAGTAGCTGTGACATATTTGATGACCTTCACCCCATGACTATGGCCCTCTCCGTCCTTGTTACCATAGAGATGCTCAACGCTCTCAACag TTTGAGTGAGAACCAGAGTCTACTGGTGATGCCCCCCACTAAGAACATATGGCTGCTGGGGGCCATTCTCCTCTCAATGACTCAGCATATTCTCATCCTCTACATTCCACTGCTCGCT CAGACCGTGTTCCAAATAACACCGCTCAACCTGACCGAGTGGTTTGCAGTGCTCTGTTTCTCAGTGCCTGTTATTCTGCTTGATGAGTTGCTCAAGTTTATGTCTCGTCAGCGTG ATTTCAACAAGTCCCCTACCAAGTTAAAGAAGGAGTAA